Proteins co-encoded in one Saccharomyces cerevisiae S288C chromosome II, complete sequence genomic window:
- a CDS encoding 5'-deoxynucleotidase (5'-deoxynucleotidase involved in deoxyribonucleoside monophosphate degradation; green fluorescent protein (GFP)-fusion protein localizes to the cytoplasm and nucleus; non-essential gene; YBR242W has a paralog, YGL101W, that arose from the whole genome duplication), translated as MTATITNKKSCSGSVEAGKTRLTTEWKPESQVPQYVKNELSKPHPNYILAFLNVVQQLKIQRRTGYLDLGIKECESISDHMYRLSIITMLIKDSRVNRDKCVRIALVHDIAESLVGDITPVDPIGKEEKHRREWETIKYLCNALIKPYNEIAAKEIMDDWLAYENVTSLEARYVKDIDKYEMLVQCFEYEREYKGTKNFDDFFGAVASIKTDEVKGWTSDLVVQRQKYFADLTQSITK; from the coding sequence atgacagCAACGATCACAAATAAGAAATCATGCTCTGGTTCTGTTGAGGCAGGAAAGACACGTTTAACAACTGAATGGAAGCCTGAAAGCCAAGTACCCCAATATGTTAAAAATGAGCTCTCTAAACCCCATCCAAACTATATCCTGGCGTTTTTGAACGTGGTACAGCAATTAAAAATTCAGAGAAGAACCGGTTATCTTGACCTCGGTATTAAAGAATGTGAAAGCATATCAGATCACATGTACAGATTGAGCATAATCACCATGCTGATCAAGGATTCGCGGGTTAACCGCGATAAATGTGTCCGGATCGCATTGGTGCACGATATCGCCGAATCTTTAGTTGGCGATATTACTCCAGTTGACCCTATTGGGAAGGAAGAAAAGCATCGTCGGGAATGGGAAACCATAAAATATCTATGTAATGCTCTGATCAAGCCATACAATGAGATCGCGGCAAAGGAAATTATGGACGATTGGTTGGCTTATGAAAATGTCACCTCATTGGAAGCTAGATACGTGAAAGATATCGATAAATATGAAATGCTTGTACAATGTTTTGAGTACGAGAGGGAATACAAAGGAACGAAAAACTTCGATGATTTCTTTGGGGCTGTAGCTAGCATAAAAACAGACGAAGTAAAGGGCTGGACAAGTGACCTTGTCGTGCAGCGCCAAAAATACTTCGCCGATTTGACTCAATCGATAACTAAATAA
- the ALG7 gene encoding UDP-N-acetylglucosamine--dolichyl-phosphate N-acetylglucosaminephosphotransferase (UDP-N-acetyl-glucosamine-1-P transferase; transfers Glc-Nac-P from UDP-GlcNac to Dol-P in the ER in the first step of the dolichol pathway of protein asparagine-linked glycosylation; inhibited by tunicamycin; human homolog DPAGT1 can complement yeast ALG7 mutant), whose protein sequence is MLRLFSLALITCLIYYSKNQGPSALVAAVGFGIAGYLATDMLIPRVGKSFIKIGLFGKDLSKPGRPVLPETIGAIPAAVYLFVMFIYIPFIFYKYMVITTSGGGHRDVSVVEDNGMNSNIFPHDKLSEYLSAILCLESTVLLGIADDLFDLRWRHKFFLPAIAAIPLLMVYYVDFGVTHVLIPGFMERWLKKTSVDLGLWYYVYMASMAIFCPNSINILAGVNGLEVGQCIVLAILALLNDLLYFSMGPLATRDSHRFSAVLIIPFLGVSLALWKWNRWPATVFVGDTYCYFAGMVFAVVGILGHFSKTMLLLFIPQIVNFIYSCPQLFKLVPCPRHRLPKFNEKDGLMYPSRANLKEEPPKSIFKPILKLLYCLHLIDLEFDENNEIISTSNMTLINLTLVWFGPMREDKLCNTILKLQFCIGILALLGRHAIGAIIFGHDNLWTVR, encoded by the coding sequence ATGTTGCGACTTTTTTCACTGGCACTTATCACATGCTTAATCTACTATTCCAAAAATCAGGGCCCATCTGCTCTTGTTGCGGCCGTGGGATTTGGTATAGCAGGCTATTTAGCTACAGATATGTTGATTCCACGTGTGGGCAAATCCTTCATCAAAATAGGCCTATTCGGTAAGGACTTGAGTAAACCTGGCCGTCCGGTGCTTCCAGAAACAATAGGTGCTATCCCTGCTGCagtttatttatttgtaATGTTCATTTACATTCCCTTCATTTTCTACAAGTATATGGTCATAACCACTTCAGGTGGGGGCCATCGCGATGTCTCAGTGGTTGAAGATAACGGTATGAATTCTAATATTTTTCCTCATGATAAACTATCTGAATATTTGAGCGCTATCCTATGCTTGGAAAGTACGGTCCTCTTGGGTATCGCTGATGATTTATTTGATTTACGTTGGAGACATAAGTTTTTCTTGCCTGCCATTGCAGCCATCCCACTGCTAATGGTTTATTATGTGGATTTTGGAGTTACGCATGTACTTATTCCCGGATTCATGGAACGCTGGTTGAAAAAGACTAGTGTTGATTTGGGGCTGTGGTATTATGTTTATATGGCATCGATGGCAATTTTTTGCCCCAACTCCATCAACATCCTGGCAGGTGTTAATGGTTTAGAGGTTGGCCAATGTATAGTGTTGGCCATCTTAGCGCTATTGAACGATTTGCTGTACTTCTCGATGGGGCCATTAGCCACAAGAGACTCCCATAGGTTTTCCGCTGTTTTGATTATCCCATTTTTGGGTGTATCCTTGGCGCTATGGAAATGGAATCGTTGGCCCGCCACAGTGTTTGTGGGAGATACATATTGTTATTTCGCTGGAATGGTATTCGCAGTCGTTGGTATACTGggtcatttttcaaagacgATGCTTTTGCTATTCATTCCTCAAATCgttaattttatttattcatgTCCTCAGCTATTCAAATTGGTCCCCTGCCCGAGACATAGGTTACCTaaatttaatgaaaaagacGGTTTAATGTATCCATCAAGAGCAAacttaaaagaagaaccGCCAAAGAGCATTTTTAAACCGATCTTGAAGTTACTATACTGTCTCCATTTGATTGACCTggaatttgatgaaaataatgagaTTATTAGCACCTCTAATATGACGTTAATAAACTTGACATTAGTATGGTTTGGCCCTATGAGGGAAGACAAATTGTGCAATACAATCTTGAAGTTGCAATTCTGCATTGGAATTTTGGCTTTACTTGGAAGACACGCTATAGGCGCTATCATCTTTGGCCACGACAACCTATGGACAGTACGTTGA
- the GPX2 gene encoding glutathione peroxidase GPX2 (Phospholipid hydroperoxide glutathione peroxidase; late-acting antioxidant system that decreases mitochondrial ROS production and preserves electron transport chain (ETC) function; protects cells from phospholipid hydroperoxides and nonphospholipid peroxides during oxidative stress; induced by glucose starvation; protein abundance increases in response to DNA replication stress), which translates to MTTSFYDLECKDKKGESFKFDQLKGKVVLIVNVASKCGFTPQYKELEELYKKYQDKGFVILGFPCNQFGKQEPGSDEQITEFCQLNYGVTFPIMKKIDVNGSNADSVYNYLKSQKAGLLGFKGIKWNFEKFLVDSNGKVVQRFSSLTKPSSLDQEIQSLLSK; encoded by the coding sequence ATGACCACATCTTTTTATGATTTAGAATGCAAGGACAAGAAAGGCGAATCTTTTAAGTTTGACCAACTGAAAGGCAAAGTAGTTCTCATAGTTAATGTTGCCTCCAAGTGCGGCTTCACGCCGCAGTATaaagaattggaagaactatacaaaaaatatcaagatAAGGGGTTTGTTATTTTGGGGTTCCCATGTAATCAGTTCGGGAAGCAGGAACCGGGCTCTGATGAACAAATTACGGAATTTTGCCAGTTGAATTATGGCGTTACATTCCCAATtatgaagaagattgaTGTTAACGGAAGTAATGCTGACTCTGTCTAtaattatttgaaaagccAAAAAGCAGGTTTACTAGGTTTCAAGGGTATCAAAtggaattttgaaaagttctTAGTTGATTCCAATGGTAAGGTTGTCCAAAGATTTTCCTCCTTAACAAAACCATCGTCCTTGGACCAAGAAATCCAAAGCCTGTTAAGTAAATGA
- the ISW1 gene encoding chromatin-remodeling ATPase ISW1 (ATPase subunit of imitation-switch (ISWI) class chromatin remodelers; with Ioc3p forms Isw1a complex involved in repression of transcription initiation; with Ioc2p and Ioc4p forms Isw1b complex involved in regulation of transcription elongation; Isw1b recruited to ORFs by H3K36 methylation and acts with Chd1p to prevent trans-histone exchange over coding regions; binds to 3'UTR of HAC1 mRNA and limits its nuclear export attenuating the UPR), translating to MAYMLAIANFHFFKFYTRMRKKHENNSCNEKDKDENLFKIILAIFLQEKKKYDCISSGSIMTASEEYLENLKPFQVGLPPHDPESNKKRYLLKDANGKKFDLEGTTKRFEHLLSLSGLFKHFIESKAAKDPKFRQVLDVLEENKANGKGKGKHQDVRRRKTEHEEDAELLKEEDSDDDESIEFQFRESPAYVNGQLRPYQIQGVNWLVSLHKNKIAGILADEMGLGKTLQTISFLGYLRYIEKIPGPFLVIAPKSTLNNWLREINRWTPDVNAFILQGDKEERAELIQKKLLGCDFDVVIASYEIIIREKSPLKKINWEYIIIDEAHRIKNEESMLSQVLREFTSRNRLLITGTPLQNNLHELWALLNFLLPDIFSDAQDFDDWFSSESTEEDQDKIVKQLHTVLQPFLLRRIKSDVETSLLPKKELNLYVGMSSMQKKWYKKILEKDLDAVNGSNGSKESKTRLLNIMMQLRKCCNHPYLFDGAEPGPPYTTDEHLVYNAAKLQVLDKLLKKLKEEGSRVLIFSQMSRLLDILEDYCYFRNYEYCRIDGSTAHEDRIQAIDDYNAPDSKKFVFLLTTRAGGLGINLTSADVVVLYDSDWNPQADLQAMDRAHRIGQKKQVKVFRLVTDNSVEEKILERATQKLRLDQLVIQQNRTSLKKKENKADSKDALLSMIQHGAADVFKSGTSTGSAGTPEPGSGEKGDDIDLDELLLKSENKTKSLNAKYETLGLDDLQKFNQDSAYEWNGQDFKKKIQRDIISPLLLNPTKRERKENYSIDNYYKDVLNTGRSSTPSHPRMPKPHVFHSHQLQPPQLKVLYEKERMWTAKKTGYVPTMDDVKAAYGDISDEEEKKQKLELLKLSVNNSQPLTEEEEKMKADWESEGFTNWNKLEFRKFITVSGKYGRNSIQAIARELAPGKTLEEVRAYAKAFWSNIERIEDYEKYLKIIENEEEKIKRVKMQQEALRRKLSEYKNPFFDLKLKHPPSSNNKRTYSEEEDRFILLMLFKYGLDRDDVYELVRDEIRDCPLFELDFYFRSRTPVELARRGNTLLQCLEKEFNAGIVLDDATKDRMKKEDENGKRIREEFADQTANEKENVDGVESKKAKIEDTSNVGTEQLVAEKIPENETTH from the coding sequence ATGGCCTATATGTTAGCTATTGCaaattttcactttttcaAGTTCTATACTagaatgagaaaaaaacacGAAAACAATTCTTGCAATGAAAAGGACAAAGATGAGAACctattcaaaattattctCGCCATAtttttgcaagaaaaaaaaaaatacgaTTGTATTTCATCTGGTTCAATTATGACTGCTTCAGAAGAGTACTTGGAGAATTTAAAACCGTTCCAGGTCGGTCTCCCTCCACATGATCCTGAATCGAATAAAAAACGTTACCTGCTGAAGGATGCTAATGGTAAAAAGTTTGATCTGGAAGGCACTACAAAAAGATTTGAACATCTGCTATCCTTGAGTGGTTTATTCAAGCATTTTATTGAAAGTAAAGCCGCTAAAGATCCCAAATTCAGGCAGGTCTTAGATGtattagaagaaaataaagcaaaTGGCAAAGGCAAAGGCAAACACCAAGATGTTCGTAGACGAAAGACTGAACACGAAGAAGATGCGgaattattgaaagaagaagactCGGATGATGATGAGAGCATTGAATTCCAATTCAGAGAATCACCTGCTTACGTTAATGGTCAATTGAGACCTTATCAAATCCAAGGTGTCAACTGGTTGGTGTCTCTGCATAAGAACAAAATAGCGGGTATCCTTGCTGATGAAATGGGTTTAGGTAAGACCCTGCAAACTATTTCATTTCTGGGATATCTTAGgtacattgaaaaaattccagGTCCATTTTTAGTCATTGCGCCTAAGTCTACCTTAAATAATTGGCTGAGAGAAATAAATAGATGGACGCCAGACGTAAACGCCTTTATTTTGCAAGgagataaagaagaaagagctGAACTgatccaaaaaaaacttttagGTTGTGACTTTGATGTTGTGATTGCTTCTTATGAAATTATTATAAGAGAAAAGTCGCCCCTTAAGAAGATTAACTGGgagtatattatcattgaTGAGGCTCACAGAATCAAGAATGAAGAGTCAATGCTTTCGCAAGTCTTAAGGGAATTTACCTCACGTAATAGGCTGTTGATTACTGGTACTCCTTTGCAAAACAATTTGCATGAACTATGGGCgttattaaattttttgttacCAGATATCTTTTCCGATGCACAAGATTTCGACGATTggttttcttctgaaaGCACAGAGGAAGATCAGGATAAAATTGTCAAGCAACTCCACACTGTTTTACAGCCTTTTCTACTACGTCGTATCAAAAGCGATGTGGAAACATCCTTACTGCCTAAAAAGGAACTGAATTTATATGTCGGTATGTCTAGCATGCAGAAGAAATGGTACAAAaagattttggaaaaggatCTGGACGCTGTGAACGGGTCTAATGGCAGCAAGGAATCCAAAACAAGACTTTTAAATATCATGATGCAACTTAGAAAATGTTGTAATCATCCATATTTATTCGATGGTGCTGAGCCAGGTCCACCGTACACTACGGATGAGCACTTGGTTTATAACGCTGCCAAACTTCAAGTTTTGGATAagttattgaagaaattgaaggaaGAAGGTTCTAGAGTTCTGATTTTCAGTCAAATGTCAAGATTATTGGATATTCTCGAGGATTATTGCTACTTCAGAAACTATGAATATTGCAGGATCGACGGTTCCACCGCTCACGAAGATAGAATTCAAGCCATTGATGATTATAATGCTCCTGATTCTAAGAAgtttgttttcttattaacGACACGTGCAGGTGGGTTAGGTATCAATTTAACGTCAGCAGATGTCGTTGTCTTGTATGATTCAGATTGGAACCCACAAGCAGATTTACAAGCAATGGATAGAGCGCATCGTATTGGTCAGAAGAAGCAGGTCAAGGTATTCCGTTTGGTCACAGATAACTCCGtggaagagaaaattttagaaagGGCTACCCAGAAGTTAAGATTAGATCAATTAGTTATCCAGCAAAACAGgacttctttgaaaaagaaggaaaataaagcaGATTCCAAAGATGCTTTATTATCCATGATTCAACATGGTGCCGCCGATGTATTCAAAAGTGGTACATCTACCGGTTCAGCTGGTACGCCGGAACCTGGTTCAGGAGAAAAAGGAGATGATATTGATCTGGACGAACTTTTACTGAAATCAGAAAACAAAACTAAGTCAttaaatgcaaaatatGAAACTTTAGGTCTTGATGATTTGCAAAAATTCAACCAAGATTCGGCCTATGAATGGAATGGTCAAGatttcaagaagaaaatacaaaGGGATATTATAAGTCCGCTACTGCTCAACCCCACCAAACGTGAACGTAAGGAAAATTACTCTATTGATAATTATTATAAAGATGTTTTGAATACAGGAAGGTCCTCGACCCCATCACACCCCAGAATGCCTAAGCCTCATGTCTTCCATTCCCATCAATTACAACCTCCCCAATTGAAAGTCCTGTacgaaaaggaaagaatgTGGACGGCGAAGAAGACTGGTTATGTACCGACCATGGATGACGTAAAAGCAGCATATGGCGATATttcagatgaagaagaaaagaaacaaaaattggAATTGTTAAAATTGTCGGTTAACAACTCGCAACCATTAactgaagaggaagaaaagatgaagGCTGATTGGGAGTCTGAAGGATTTACAAATTGGAATAAATTAGAATTTAGAAAATTCATCACGGTATCTGGTAAATACGGTAGGAACTCCATTCAAGCCATTGCGAGAGAATTGGCCCCTGGCAAAACACTAGAGGAAGTTCGCGCATATGCTAAGGCCTTCTGGTCTAAcattgaaagaattgaagattATGAGAAATATCTGAAAATAATTgagaatgaagaagagaagatCAAGCGTGTCAAAATGCAACAAGAGGCTTTACGTCGGAAGTTGTCTGAGTATAAGAATCCATTCTTcgatttgaaattaaaacATCCTCCTTCTTCTAACAACAAAAGGACGTActctgaagaagaagatcgTTTTATCCTTCTCATGTTATTCAAGTATGGCTTGGATAGAGATGACGTATACGAATTAGTGCGTGATGAAATTAGAGATTGTCCCCTATTCGAATTAGACTTTTACTTCAGAAGCAGGACACCTGTAGAGCTAGCCAGAAGAGGAAATACATTACTGCAATGCTTGGAAAAGGAATTTAACGCAGGGATTGTATTGGATGACGCCACTAAAGATagaatgaagaaagaagatgaaaatggtaaaagGATAAGGGAAGAATTTGCAGATCAGACCGCTAATGAGAAGGAGAACGTTGATGGAGTAGAGAGCAAAAAAGCGAAGATTGAGGATACGTCGAATGTTGGAACTGAACAGTTGGTAGCAGAGAAAATTCCGGAAAACGAAACCACTCATTaa
- the RRT2 gene encoding diphthamide synthase (Methylesterase performing penultimate step of diphthamide biosynthesis; hydrolyzes methylated diphthine to produce diphthine and allows Dph6-catalyzed amidation reaction to occur; deletion leads to resistance to sordarin and accumulation of methylatediphthine; WD40 domain-containing protein; involved in endosomal recycling; forms complex with Rtt10p that functions in retromer-mediated pathway for recycling internalized cell-surface proteins), protein MDSIQESDVLNAVKTKLPPCCLRIFRNKIILVGTYDLDKSTGYRSGSLDVFTMDLKLLCSNNTYGAILDLKLSPFDDTLICTAHSTGNIMLWRIRCTDKDDFQSNELDIHAIANLQLFEKDVLIASCHFSPLDCKKLLVTNTAGEAATIDIRTLSVQFTASAIAQAYSKLDKIDYEVQGATEKVIHVESGQFLKPHELECWTAEFGSLQPFQDVVFTGGDDSRIMAHDLRSKEFIWSNNRIHDAGVVSIKCSQPNFRNNKPTSIITGSYDDNIRSLDLRMMGESIFPGANVPTVNKLACDLGGGVWRFVESPIDQEQSHHNGSDRLLVCCMYNGAKVVTMNDNSDEYFQIQHYLKKGHDSMCYGGDWSNSLIATCSFYDNSLQTWIV, encoded by the coding sequence ATGGACTCTATTCAAGAATCAGATGTACTAAATGCAGTGAAAACAAAACTACCGCCGTGTTGTTTGAGAATATTCAGGAATAAGATCATCCTTGTTGGGACGTATGATTTAGATAAGTCAACTGGATACAGGTCAGGCTCACTGGATGTCTTCACAATGGACCTCAAACTTTTATGTTCGAATAATACGTATGGCGCAATCCTAGATTTGAAGTTATCCCCCTTTGATGATACATTGATATGCACGGCCCATTCGACAGGTAATATCATGCTATGGAGGATACGGTGCACAGATAAGGATGATTTCCAATCAAACGAACTAGATATTCATGCAATTGCAAATCTACAactctttgaaaaagatgttCTCATTGCCTCGTGCCATTTTTCCCCACTTGATTGTAAGAAATTACTTGTAACAAATACGGCAGGCGAAGCAGCTACCATTGATATAAGAACACTATCTGTACAGTTCACGGCATCAGCAATCGCGCAGGCTTACTCAAAACTAGATAAAATAGATTACGAAGTTCAAGGTGCAACCGAAAAAGTCATTCATGTTGAATCGGGACAATTTTTGAAACCCCATGAACTCGAGTGTTGGACTGCGGAATTTGGATCTCTACAGCCTTTTCAAGACGTTGTATTTACAGGAGGTGATGATTCGAGAATTATGGCCCACGACTTACGTTCCAAAGAATTCATTTGGAGTAATAATCGTATTCATGATGCTGGTGTTGTTAGCATTAAGTGTAGTCAACCTAACTTTCGAAATAATAAACCCACGTCCATAATAACTGGATCCTATGATGATAACATTCGTTCTCTGGATTTAAGGATGATGGGTGAGTCCATATTTCCTGGTGCAAATGTCCCCACAGTTAATAAATTGGCGTGTGATCTTGGTGGCGGTGTTTGGAGATTTGTTGAATCCCCCATTGATCAGGAACAATCTCACCACAACGGCTCCGATCGGCTTTTAGTTTGTTGCATGTACAATGGTGCCAAGGTGGTGACCATGAATGATAATTCCGATGagtattttcaaattcaacaTTATCTGAAGAAGGGCCATGATTCGATGTGTTACGGTGGCGACTGGTCAAATTCTTTGATCGCAACATGCTCATTTTATGATAATTCCTTGCAAACATGGATagtttag
- the ENP1 gene encoding snoRNA-binding rRNA-processing protein ENP1 (Protein associated with U3 and U14 snoRNAs; required for pre-rRNA processing and 40S ribosomal subunit synthesis; localized in the nucleus and concentrated in the nucleolus; human BYSL functionally complements the heat sensitivity of an enp1 ts mutant), producing MARASSTKARKQRHDPLLKDLDAAQGTLKKINKKKLAQNDAANHDAANEEDGYIDSKASRKILQLAKEQQDEIEGEELAESERNKQFEARFTTMSYDDEDEDEDEDEEAFGEDISDFEPEGDYKEEEEIVEIDEEDAAMFEQYFKKSDDFNSLSGSYNLADKIMASIREKESQVEDMQDDEPLANEQNTSRGNISSGLKSGEGVALPEKVIKAYTTVGSILKTWTHGKLPKLFKVIPSLRNWQDVIYVTNPEEWSPHVVYEATKLFVSNLTAKESQKFINLILLERFRDNIETSEDHSLNYHIYRAVKKSLYKPSAFFKGFLFPLVETGCNVREATIAGSVLAKVSVPALHSSAALSYLLRLPFSPPTTVFIKILLDKKYALPYQTVDDCVYYFMRFRILDDGSNGEDATRVLPVIWHKAFLTFAQRYKNDITQDQRDFLLETVRQRGHKDIGPEIRRELLAGASREFVDPQEANDDLMIDVN from the coding sequence ATGGCCAGAGCATCCTCTACTAAAGCCAGAAAACAGAGGCATGATCCACTTTTAAAGGATTTAGATGCAGCTCAAGGtaccttgaaaaaaatcaataaaaagaagctaGCGCAGAACGATGCTGCAAATCACGATGCTGCAAATGAGGAAGATGGATACATAGACTCCAAAgcatcaagaaaaattttgcagTTGGCCAAGGAACAACaggatgaaattgaaggTGAGGAACTTGCTGAATCAGAAAGAAACAAGCAATTTGAAGCCAGATTCACCACCATGAGctatgatgatgaagacgaagacgaagacgaagacgaagaagCTTTTGGAGAAGACATCTCCGATTTTGAACCCGAAGGTGATtataaagaagaggaagagatAGTTGAAatcgatgaagaagacgcAGCGATGTTTGAGcaatatttcaagaaatcaGATGATTTTAACTCTTTAAGTGGTAGCTATAATCTTGCAGACAAGATTATGGCCTCTATCCgagaaaaggaaagtcAAGTTGAAGATATGCAAGATGATGAACCACTTGCTAATGAACAGAATACCTCAAGAGGCAATATTTCATCCGGTTTGAAGAGTGGAGAGGGTGTTGCACTTCCAGAGAAGGTCATCAAAGCATATACTACGGTAGGTAGTATTTTAAAAACTTGGACGCACGGTAAGTTGCCAAAGTTGTTCAAGGTTATCCCATCCTTAAGAAATTGGCAAGATGTCATTTATGTGACCAACCCGGAAGAATGGTCACCACACGTTGTTTACGAAGCAACGAAATTATTTGTATCCAACCTAACTGCTAAAGAAtctcaaaaatttattaaCCTAATTTTACTTGAACGTTTCCGTGACAATATCGAGACCAGTGAAGACCACTCTTTAAACTATCATATATACCGTGCGGTGAAAAAATCGCTTTATAAACCAAGTGCCTTCTTCAAAGGTTTCCTATTCCCATTGGTTGAAACAGGGTGTAATGTACGTGAAGCGACAATTGCAGGAAGTGTGCTTGCTAAAGTCTCTGTTCCGGCTTTACATTCTTCAGCTGCCTTGAGTTATCTTTTAAGGCTACCTTTCTCTCCACCTACAACtgtttttatcaaaatattgctcgataaaaaatatgcttTACCGTACCAGACGGTGGACGACTGCGTGTATTACTTTATGAGGTTTAGAATTTTGGATGACGGTAGTAATGGGGAAGATGCTACAAGAGTACTCCCAGTGATATGGCACAAGGCTTTCTTAACATTTGCACAACGTTACAAGAACGATATTACCCAGGATCAGAGAGATTTCTTGTTGGAAACTGTTCGTCAAAGAGGCCATAAAGATATCGGTCCTGAGATTAGAAGAGAACTATTGGCAGGAGCCAGCAGGGAGTTTGTTGATCCACAGGAAGCTAATGATGATTTAATGATTGATGTCAATTGA